In Porphyromonas cangingivalis, a genomic segment contains:
- a CDS encoding VOC family protein, with protein MLRTENIRSRFDHFNFNVLDLQKSLDFYEKALGLKVVRRKEASDGSFILVYLGDGETGFTLELTWLRDRKEPYNLGDLEYHLCMRVPGDYDAWRAYHKELGCVCYENESMGLYFINDPDGYWIEILPIK; from the coding sequence ATGCTGAGAACGGAAAATATCAGATCAAGATTTGATCACTTCAACTTCAACGTCCTTGACCTTCAAAAGAGCTTGGACTTCTATGAGAAAGCCCTCGGACTGAAGGTGGTTCGTCGCAAAGAAGCATCTGATGGATCATTCATACTCGTCTATCTGGGAGATGGAGAGACCGGCTTTACCCTCGAACTCACATGGCTGAGAGACCGCAAGGAACCTTACAATCTCGGAGACTTGGAGTACCACCTATGTATGCGAGTGCCCGGGGACTACGATGCATGGAGGGCATACCACAAGGAGCTGGGATGTGTCTGTTACGAAAACGAGTCTATGGGACTTTACTTCATCAACGACCCTGATGGCTACTGGATAGAGATACTCCCTATCAAGTAA
- a CDS encoding type I asparaginase, which produces MPTDRASVLIIYTGGTIGMIENPHNGALEAFDFEYIEQHVPEIKRFNFKINTLSFDPVMDSSDMGPDSWVKIAEIIRDHYEDYDGFVVLHGTDTMAYTASGLSFMLENLTKPVVLTGSQLPIGQLRTDGKENLITAIEIAAAKDADGKPYVNEVCVLFDSLLLRGNRCTKISADQFSAFASPNYPPLARVGINIHYDRRMRLSPPAEGKSLKVKMSYDSNVVFLKLFPGISESVISSILNIKGLKGVVMETFGSGNAPCSSWFLNALKEATDRGIVIVNVTQCMVGNVEMTRYETGIKLIGAGVLCGYDSTPESAVAKLMMLLGTGRPLDEIKRLMMTSLRGEFTVDHNQDECSCAVSLFD; this is translated from the coding sequence ATACCCACCGACCGGGCCTCAGTATTGATCATCTATACGGGAGGTACCATTGGTATGATAGAGAATCCCCATAACGGTGCGCTTGAAGCGTTTGACTTCGAGTACATCGAGCAACACGTGCCCGAGATCAAGAGGTTCAACTTCAAGATCAACACCCTCTCTTTCGACCCCGTCATGGACTCTTCCGATATGGGACCCGATTCGTGGGTCAAGATCGCAGAGATCATCCGTGATCACTACGAAGACTATGATGGCTTCGTCGTCCTCCATGGTACAGACACGATGGCTTATACGGCTTCGGGGTTGAGCTTCATGCTCGAAAATCTCACCAAGCCCGTCGTCTTGACGGGCTCACAGCTTCCTATCGGTCAGCTTCGTACCGATGGTAAGGAAAACCTCATCACGGCCATCGAGATAGCTGCAGCGAAGGATGCCGATGGCAAGCCTTATGTCAATGAGGTCTGTGTCCTCTTCGACAGCCTTCTCCTCAGGGGTAATCGTTGTACCAAGATCTCTGCGGATCAGTTCAGCGCATTTGCTTCGCCCAACTATCCCCCATTGGCTCGTGTCGGGATCAATATCCACTACGATCGCAGGATGAGGCTCTCTCCTCCGGCAGAAGGAAAGTCTCTCAAGGTCAAGATGTCATACGACAGCAATGTGGTCTTCCTCAAACTTTTCCCCGGTATCTCAGAATCGGTCATCAGCAGTATCCTCAACATCAAGGGGCTCAAAGGGGTGGTGATGGAGACATTCGGTAGCGGTAATGCTCCGTGCTCATCATGGTTCTTGAATGCCCTTAAGGAGGCCACCGACAGAGGTATCGTCATCGTCAATGTGACCCAGTGTATGGTTGGCAATGTCGAGATGACTCGTTATGAGACAGGGATCAAGCTCATCGGCGCAGGGGTCTTGTGTGGCTATGACAGTACGCCCGAGAGTGCCGTCGCCAAGCTCATGATGCTTCTCGGCACGGGACGTCCTCTTGACGAGATCAAGCGTCTCATGATGACCAGTCTCAGAGGAGAGTTTACCGTCGATCACAACCAAGACGAGTGTAGCTGTGCAGTGTCGCTCTTCGACTGA
- a CDS encoding DUF4286 family protein: MPRFKYNVTIHCTRQVHEDVLEYLRTELIPKWSTYVHWHSPQLMLIHTGMPEDEMVGYALQFECDDLAKLDGFDYTADPTLRRLIDAYPQRVMPFAVLMEVIE; this comes from the coding sequence ATGCCAAGATTCAAATACAATGTCACGATCCACTGCACCCGTCAGGTGCACGAGGATGTCCTCGAATATCTGCGTACAGAACTCATCCCGAAGTGGAGCACCTATGTCCACTGGCACTCTCCACAGCTGATGCTCATACATACGGGTATGCCCGAAGATGAGATGGTGGGGTATGCGTTGCAGTTCGAGTGCGACGATCTCGCGAAGTTGGATGGGTTCGACTATACGGCCGATCCCACATTGCGTAGACTCATCGATGCCTATCCACAGCGAGTGATGCCCTTTGCGGTCCTCATGGAGGTCATCGAATGA
- a CDS encoding TonB-dependent receptor, whose product MLTRLLYALCLLLMVGVETPLSAQTEGGRHTLIVSDSDTGEPVLHAIAFVGKVRYMSDVRGLISLELLNSDTITVRALGYRSEVIPASRLLNTAQPTRIRLKAEANTLDELSVETSRATFSQNVVGKRLSTEEVQKKLGSSFASTLEEVKGVSMIQTGATIAKPVLHGMYGNRLLIVNNGVRQQGQQWGADHAPELDANTAGGITVIKGAEAVRYGSEALGGVIELDSRLLPYGEAALAGDLATLYGSNGHRAALTGHLNSGFNLGGGQAAWRLQGTYVNGGDRSTALYVLNNTGMREANASLALGWEKPKYGMDVYYSFFSTQIGVLYSAQMGNAELLKERIRIGRPVDPSPFSRKIDYPYQKVHHHVLRAKGHYVFDNSSRLNMQVAYQSDFRNEHHQRRNYKSHIPSLSLNLHSLQADARWKHFYGGWDTEAGAFFGLTNNFNTPGTGVVPIIPNYTQTNTGLYAIQKYRHKELWGAEIGLRADHQMLNAEGIDYDRRPYGGKSRYVNLSYSIGAHYRPLGGLELKTNLGQAWRAPHVHELYSKGLEHASGLYSSGDATLGAEQSTKWVTSLSWGSKWLSLGVDAYFQWIRGYIYDEPSGEFFTLISGTYPIFQYKSTDAVFRGVDAEAGWHISEAFEYEVGGSMIWANEWKTGNYLPYIPSGRVSHHLTYRLATLGKVKSLYLKASHRYVAKQHRFDPATDLIPYSPDAYHLVGLEAGVTIPLSKRQQIKWLLSVDNLLDKAYREYTNRFRYYAHDLGRDVRLMMTWEF is encoded by the coding sequence ATGCTAACACGCTTACTCTATGCTCTATGCCTGCTCTTGATGGTGGGTGTGGAGACACCTCTGTCGGCTCAGACAGAGGGTGGGCGACATACGCTCATTGTCTCGGATAGTGATACCGGTGAGCCTGTCCTTCATGCCATTGCTTTCGTGGGCAAGGTACGTTATATGTCGGATGTCAGGGGGCTTATCTCCCTGGAGCTTTTGAACTCGGATACCATCACGGTTAGGGCTCTTGGTTATCGCTCGGAGGTGATCCCTGCGAGTCGGCTTTTGAACACTGCTCAGCCCACACGTATCCGCCTCAAGGCTGAGGCAAATACCTTGGACGAACTTTCCGTAGAGACCTCTCGTGCAACCTTCTCCCAAAATGTCGTGGGTAAGAGACTTTCGACCGAGGAGGTGCAGAAGAAGCTCGGCAGCTCGTTTGCTTCGACCCTTGAGGAGGTCAAAGGGGTGAGCATGATACAGACAGGTGCGACCATTGCCAAGCCTGTCCTCCATGGGATGTATGGCAACAGACTCCTCATCGTGAATAACGGTGTGCGTCAGCAGGGGCAACAGTGGGGTGCGGACCATGCTCCCGAACTGGATGCAAATACAGCCGGTGGAATTACTGTCATCAAGGGGGCTGAGGCAGTTCGTTATGGCTCTGAGGCCCTGGGAGGGGTGATAGAGTTGGACAGTCGCTTGTTGCCTTACGGAGAGGCCGCACTTGCCGGTGATCTGGCCACGCTTTATGGTTCGAATGGTCATCGGGCTGCCCTCACCGGGCATCTCAATTCGGGCTTCAACCTCGGTGGCGGTCAGGCGGCATGGCGTCTGCAAGGGACTTATGTCAATGGTGGAGATCGCTCGACTGCTCTGTATGTGCTGAACAACACGGGGATGAGGGAGGCGAATGCTTCCTTGGCTCTGGGCTGGGAGAAGCCTAAGTACGGTATGGATGTCTATTACAGTTTCTTCTCTACTCAGATCGGCGTATTATATTCGGCTCAGATGGGCAATGCTGAGCTCCTCAAGGAGCGTATCCGTATCGGCAGGCCGGTGGACCCTTCGCCCTTTTCCCGAAAGATCGACTATCCCTACCAGAAGGTGCATCATCATGTGCTCAGGGCAAAAGGTCATTATGTGTTTGACAACAGCAGCAGGCTCAATATGCAGGTGGCTTATCAAAGTGACTTCCGCAATGAGCATCATCAGCGTCGCAACTATAAGTCGCACATCCCTTCGCTCAGCCTCAACCTCCATTCGCTCCAAGCCGATGCACGTTGGAAGCATTTCTACGGTGGTTGGGACACGGAGGCGGGAGCATTCTTCGGATTGACGAACAACTTCAATACCCCCGGAACGGGAGTCGTGCCGATCATCCCCAATTATACTCAGACCAATACCGGACTTTATGCCATACAGAAGTACCGTCACAAGGAGCTTTGGGGTGCCGAGATCGGTCTGCGTGCAGACCATCAGATGCTCAATGCTGAGGGGATCGACTACGATAGACGCCCTTACGGTGGTAAAAGCAGGTACGTCAATCTGTCTTACAGTATAGGTGCACATTACCGTCCGCTCGGGGGGCTCGAACTGAAAACGAACCTTGGTCAGGCTTGGCGTGCGCCTCATGTGCATGAATTGTACAGCAAGGGGCTGGAGCATGCTTCGGGGCTGTACTCCAGTGGCGATGCAACCTTGGGTGCCGAGCAGAGCACAAAGTGGGTGACTTCACTCTCTTGGGGCAGCAAGTGGCTGTCTCTCGGTGTGGATGCCTACTTTCAGTGGATCAGGGGGTATATCTATGACGAACCCTCGGGTGAGTTCTTCACTCTCATCTCAGGTACTTATCCCATCTTTCAGTACAAGAGTACGGATGCTGTGTTCAGAGGTGTTGATGCCGAGGCCGGATGGCACATTTCCGAAGCCTTTGAGTATGAAGTCGGCGGAAGTATGATCTGGGCAAACGAGTGGAAGACCGGCAACTATCTCCCTTACATCCCCTCCGGGCGAGTCTCGCATCACCTGACCTACCGCCTTGCCACACTCGGAAAGGTCAAAAGTCTTTATCTCAAGGCTTCTCACCGTTATGTGGCAAAGCAGCATAGGTTCGATCCCGCCACGGACTTGATACCATACTCCCCCGATGCTTATCACCTCGTGGGGCTCGAAGCCGGTGTCACGATCCCTCTGAGTAAGAGACAACAAATCAAGTGGCTGTTGTCGGTGGATAACCTCCTCGACAAGGCTTATAGAGAATATACCAATCGTTTCAGGTATTATGCTCATGACCTCGGTCGTGATGTGCGCCTGATGATGACCTGGGAATTTTAA
- a CDS encoding 4-hydroxyphenylacetate 3-hydroxylase family protein — translation MMTSEQYVESLRKLNLQVYFMGEKIDNPVDHPMIRPSMNSVAMTYKLAEMDEYKELMTATSNLTGKTVNRFCHLHQSTEDLKNKVKMQRLLGQKTASCFQRCVGMDAFNAIYSTTYDMDKALGTEYHERFKKYMEFVQENDLVVDGAMTDPKGDRGLSPSQQEDPDLYLRIVEVREDGIVVSGAKAHQTGAVNSHEHLIMPTIAMKEEDADYAVSFAVPSDAEGIIMIYGRQSCDTRKMEEGADIDVGNSQFGGHEALVVFDNVFVPMERVFMCREYQFAGLMVERFAGYHRQSYGGCKVGVGDVLIGAAALAADYNGVPKASHIKDKLIEMIHLNETLYSCGIACSSEGHKLPAGNYLIDLLLANVCKQNITRLPYEIARLAEDIAGGLMVTMPSEQDLRHPVTGPIVKKYLVGAKGKNVENRMRILRLIENITLGTAAVGYRTESMHGAGSPQAQRIMIARQGDLEGKKALAREIARIDVSLDK, via the coding sequence ATGATGACGAGCGAACAGTATGTTGAGAGCTTGAGAAAACTAAATCTCCAAGTTTACTTCATGGGCGAAAAGATCGATAATCCCGTCGATCACCCAATGATTCGTCCTTCTATGAACTCTGTGGCAATGACTTACAAGCTCGCAGAGATGGATGAGTACAAAGAGTTGATGACTGCAACTTCTAACCTCACAGGCAAGACTGTCAATAGATTCTGCCACCTTCACCAGAGTACAGAAGACCTTAAAAACAAGGTGAAGATGCAACGTCTTCTCGGTCAGAAAACGGCTTCTTGTTTCCAACGCTGTGTGGGTATGGATGCTTTCAATGCGATCTACTCTACTACTTACGACATGGACAAGGCCCTCGGTACAGAGTACCACGAGCGTTTCAAAAAATATATGGAATTCGTGCAGGAAAACGACCTTGTCGTGGATGGTGCGATGACCGACCCTAAGGGTGACCGTGGTCTCTCGCCTTCTCAACAAGAAGATCCTGACTTGTATCTCCGTATTGTAGAAGTGCGCGAAGACGGTATCGTGGTCTCCGGAGCAAAAGCTCACCAGACCGGTGCTGTCAACTCTCACGAGCACCTCATCATGCCTACCATCGCCATGAAGGAAGAGGATGCAGACTATGCAGTGTCTTTCGCAGTGCCAAGCGATGCTGAAGGTATCATCATGATCTATGGTCGTCAGAGCTGTGACACTCGCAAGATGGAGGAAGGTGCTGATATCGATGTCGGTAACTCTCAGTTCGGTGGTCACGAAGCTCTTGTCGTGTTCGACAACGTATTCGTGCCTATGGAGCGTGTCTTCATGTGCCGTGAGTATCAGTTCGCAGGCCTTATGGTAGAACGTTTCGCAGGTTATCACAGACAGTCATACGGTGGTTGTAAGGTAGGTGTGGGTGACGTCCTCATCGGGGCAGCGGCACTTGCAGCGGACTACAACGGTGTGCCTAAGGCTTCTCACATCAAGGATAAGCTCATCGAGATGATCCATCTCAACGAGACTCTTTACTCTTGCGGTATCGCTTGTTCGTCCGAAGGTCACAAGCTTCCTGCGGGTAACTACCTCATCGACCTCCTTCTTGCCAACGTTTGTAAGCAAAACATCACACGTCTGCCTTACGAGATCGCTCGCCTTGCCGAAGATATCGCAGGTGGTCTTATGGTAACCATGCCTTCAGAGCAAGATCTTCGTCACCCTGTCACAGGTCCTATCGTGAAGAAGTACCTTGTCGGTGCGAAGGGTAAGAATGTCGAAAATCGTATGCGCATCCTTCGCCTCATCGAAAACATCACTCTCGGTACAGCAGCTGTGGGCTACCGTACAGAGTCTATGCACGGTGCGGGTTCGCCACAGGCTCAGCGTATCATGATCGCTCGCCAAGGTGATCTCGAAGGCAAGAAGGCACTCGCTCGCGAAATCGCTCGCATCGACGTGTCTCTCGATAAGTAA
- a CDS encoding MBL fold metallo-hydrolase, translating to MTTPDPIRSLFPEEGNSIKFASLGSGSSGNCYYLAARNTRILIDAGVAPRMIVQRLKSLSIPIREIGGIFITHDHADHIRSVGLLATKYNIPVYADPVVAEVLLNSRYISEDLSPYIRVIEVGETLSFGDFEVCSFEVPHDSSHNVGYSITTSAGVFSLITDIGHINDAIRKAVRRTNFLVFESNYDPEMLAGGGYPDFLKQRIMGGQGHISNKMAADFMAEHYHLDLKFLALCHLSKHNNHPELAYKTMETRLFKEGIRVGKDLSLHVLGRSTVSPLFELSL from the coding sequence ATGACGACTCCCGATCCTATACGAAGTCTCTTTCCCGAAGAGGGCAATAGCATCAAGTTTGCCAGTTTGGGTAGCGGTAGCAGTGGCAACTGTTATTATCTTGCTGCCCGGAATACGCGCATCCTCATAGATGCCGGTGTCGCTCCTCGCATGATCGTCCAGCGACTCAAGTCTCTGTCCATCCCGATAAGGGAGATAGGAGGGATCTTCATCACCCATGACCATGCCGATCACATTCGTAGCGTGGGCTTGCTTGCGACGAAGTACAATATACCCGTGTATGCCGATCCGGTGGTGGCAGAGGTGTTGCTCAACAGTCGTTATATCTCAGAGGATCTTTCGCCCTATATACGTGTCATCGAGGTGGGTGAAACATTGTCGTTCGGAGACTTTGAGGTTTGTTCGTTTGAGGTCCCTCATGACTCTTCTCACAATGTCGGATACAGCATCACTACTTCGGCAGGAGTCTTCTCGCTCATCACCGACATCGGTCATATCAACGATGCCATCCGTAAGGCTGTGAGGAGGACCAATTTTCTCGTCTTCGAGTCCAACTATGACCCCGAGATGCTTGCCGGTGGGGGGTATCCCGACTTCCTCAAGCAGCGTATCATGGGTGGTCAAGGTCACATCAGCAACAAGATGGCAGCCGACTTCATGGCAGAGCATTACCACTTGGACTTGAAGTTCCTGGCACTCTGTCACCTCAGCAAGCACAACAATCATCCTGAGCTCGCCTACAAGACGATGGAGACTCGTCTCTTCAAAGAGGGAATACGTGTCGGTAAGGATCTGAGTCTGCATGTCCTCGGTCGCTCTACGGTCTCTCCGCTCTTCGAACTTTCTCTCTGA
- a CDS encoding dipeptidyl-peptidase 3 family protein, translated as MTSTTPYSFRFADIEVLRYRVEGFDSLPLDTKLFLYHLSEAALAGRDIIFAQHHRFNLPIRHLLDALVINEKGSDHPEYPALCTYAYRVWFASGVHHHYGEDKFVPECSKAYFTDAVGRLSADTRGVFAEAGLSLEALIDFIFDPQADAVRRAHGDDETLIERSSVNFYGQGVTTREANDYYESIADKYHIAPGLNSHLIKDASGSIVEETASTTGMYAQALQEVVAHLRKAADKAPSDEARAVIDHLVRYYETGDLDDFYEFSIRWVGHNDPSGIDFINGFIETYTDPLGLKGSWEGIVQLVDSEGSRRTALIAEHASRFEARSPIDEVHKKGDIQGVSASAINVVMLAGDSYPASPLGINLPNDERIRADFGSKSVTLTNISQALDEASMGSGATEAFYLGEEVRHRLYEYGSIASVVHTDLHECLGHGSGRLEEGVSGDALGAYDSTIEEARADLNALYFIADPEMVALGILPSSEAYKAEYDRYMTNGLIVQLARLKEGEPLKQAHMQNRSLITRYILAHTDESVVSLREEDGHFYVVISDYERLRGAFGEMLRLIQRIKSTGDIDTARTLVEMYGTTVDGRLYHSASTRYKALGLAPFKGFLNPRMTLVRESGSDSIADVRLDYDETFEQQMLRYGREYSFLPLVSDSPKPHPDGRWKDTLNGLRVQFRRNMDGVVSESMRDKGVNYGINFGVTLPRLQTLAQTLPSDADLARRMWGKDVREMKLLAPLVFPPDVLDMDEALRMCHESPHIEVSEQLCLHLLMKVPFVEHLTLRLWQEGAPYTEQAAIIPYILMTRMLMQRGLGYQLRSELIRYASRDLTAPAGSLLMYMLNALRRLGESDDRGRVLLTDFLKTHAGNSSPVISALRAECEDEI; from the coding sequence ATGACTTCTACAACACCATATTCATTCCGCTTTGCAGATATTGAGGTCTTGCGCTACCGTGTGGAGGGCTTCGATAGCTTGCCCTTGGACACGAAGCTCTTCCTCTATCATCTCTCAGAAGCAGCCCTCGCAGGGCGAGACATCATCTTTGCCCAGCATCACCGCTTCAACCTCCCCATACGTCATCTCTTGGATGCTCTCGTCATCAATGAGAAAGGCTCCGATCATCCCGAGTATCCTGCCCTCTGTACGTATGCTTACAGGGTTTGGTTTGCTTCCGGTGTGCACCACCATTATGGGGAAGATAAGTTTGTGCCCGAGTGCTCGAAGGCTTACTTTACCGATGCTGTCGGTCGACTCTCGGCTGACACTCGTGGTGTTTTTGCCGAAGCCGGACTTTCACTCGAAGCCCTCATTGACTTCATCTTTGACCCCCAAGCTGATGCCGTCCGTCGTGCTCATGGGGATGATGAAACACTTATCGAACGCTCTTCGGTCAATTTTTACGGCCAAGGGGTAACGACTCGGGAAGCCAATGACTATTACGAAAGTATAGCCGATAAGTATCACATCGCTCCCGGTCTCAATAGTCATCTGATCAAGGATGCCTCCGGGAGTATTGTCGAAGAGACGGCCTCGACCACAGGGATGTATGCTCAGGCACTGCAAGAAGTCGTCGCACACCTCCGTAAGGCTGCGGACAAGGCTCCCTCCGATGAGGCGCGCGCAGTCATCGACCATCTCGTACGCTACTACGAGACAGGAGACCTCGATGATTTCTACGAGTTTTCGATCCGATGGGTCGGTCACAATGATCCTTCGGGTATAGATTTCATCAACGGTTTCATCGAAACATACACCGACCCTCTTGGACTCAAGGGTAGCTGGGAAGGAATCGTCCAGCTTGTAGACTCCGAAGGGAGTCGTCGCACGGCACTCATTGCGGAGCATGCTTCGAGATTTGAGGCACGTTCGCCCATTGATGAGGTACATAAGAAAGGTGATATTCAAGGGGTGTCTGCTTCGGCGATCAATGTCGTCATGCTTGCAGGCGACTCTTATCCTGCTTCACCACTTGGTATCAATCTTCCCAATGACGAACGCATCCGTGCCGACTTCGGCTCTAAGTCTGTCACTCTGACCAATATCTCCCAAGCTCTTGACGAGGCAAGCATGGGGAGTGGGGCGACCGAAGCTTTTTATCTCGGAGAAGAGGTCCGCCACAGGTTGTATGAGTATGGCAGCATTGCAAGTGTCGTACACACGGATCTGCATGAGTGTCTGGGGCATGGTTCGGGGCGTCTCGAAGAGGGCGTGTCTGGTGATGCCTTGGGGGCTTACGACTCCACCATCGAGGAGGCAAGGGCTGACCTCAATGCGCTCTACTTCATAGCCGATCCCGAGATGGTCGCCTTGGGCATACTGCCGAGCTCCGAGGCCTACAAAGCCGAGTACGACAGATACATGACCAATGGCCTTATTGTCCAGCTCGCACGGCTCAAGGAGGGCGAGCCGCTCAAGCAGGCTCATATGCAAAACCGTTCGCTCATCACCCGATACATCCTTGCCCACACCGACGAAAGTGTCGTGTCGCTGAGAGAAGAGGATGGACACTTCTATGTCGTCATCTCGGATTATGAGCGTTTGAGAGGAGCATTTGGCGAGATGCTTCGTCTCATTCAGCGCATCAAGAGTACGGGAGACATCGACACGGCACGCACCCTTGTGGAGATGTACGGTACCACTGTCGATGGGCGTCTCTATCATAGTGCTTCGACAAGATACAAAGCTCTTGGCCTCGCTCCGTTCAAGGGATTTCTCAATCCTCGCATGACACTTGTGCGAGAGAGCGGAAGTGACAGCATCGCAGATGTTCGCTTGGATTATGACGAGACGTTTGAGCAACAGATGCTTCGCTACGGAAGGGAGTATTCGTTCTTGCCCCTCGTATCCGACTCGCCCAAGCCACATCCCGATGGCAGATGGAAGGATACACTTAATGGTCTGAGGGTACAGTTCAGGCGTAACATGGACGGAGTCGTCTCAGAGAGCATGAGGGATAAGGGCGTCAATTATGGCATCAATTTCGGTGTCACCCTCCCACGTCTCCAGACTCTTGCGCAGACACTCCCCTCGGATGCCGACCTCGCTCGCCGGATGTGGGGCAAGGATGTGAGGGAGATGAAGCTCCTTGCTCCTCTTGTTTTCCCACCTGATGTCTTGGATATGGACGAGGCTCTACGTATGTGCCACGAATCGCCACATATAGAGGTGAGCGAACAACTATGTCTCCACCTCTTGATGAAGGTACCTTTTGTCGAACATCTGACGTTACGACTTTGGCAAGAAGGGGCTCCCTATACCGAGCAAGCTGCCATCATCCCATACATCCTCATGACGCGTATGCTGATGCAGAGAGGACTTGGCTATCAGCTCAGGAGCGAGCTCATCCGATATGCATCGAGGGATCTGACCGCACCGGCAGGCTCTCTCCTCATGTATATGCTCAACGCTCTTCGACGACTCGGAGAAAGTGATGACCGAGGTCGGGTGCTTCTCACGGACTTCTTGAAGACCCATGCAGGTAACTCTTCTCCTGTCATTTCGGCCTTGAGGGCGGAGTGTGAGGACGAGATTTGA
- a CDS encoding FAD:protein FMN transferase — MKPIHTLVLSLLAFVVISCGDHKTEYIKESGTRFHTIYHIIYKSDKPLTAAIDSTMTAFNASLNPFDSTALVSRINTNETDSLDQMMIDVLKVAREVNIASGGAFDVTGAPLFNIWGFGTKKGVTRPATKAEIDSIMTFVGHDKLIVDEVAHRVKKSDPRMTIIPSSLSKGYVTDLVAATLEAHGVNDYMVEIGGEIVCKGLNPNGDCWQIGINKPIEDDTSTVNEIMSKVAMCEKAGLASSGDYRNYHNLEGEKVSHTIDVRTGYPARQDILSATVIAPTCILADAWATTFMALGLRESLRVLDTHPELKVVFVYAGEGGELKVYERGIETIPVE; from the coding sequence ATGAAGCCTATCCATACTCTTGTCCTCTCTCTCCTGGCTTTTGTCGTGATCTCTTGTGGCGATCACAAAACCGAGTACATCAAAGAGAGTGGCACTCGCTTCCACACCATTTATCACATCATCTACAAGAGCGATAAGCCCTTGACGGCAGCCATTGATTCCACGATGACAGCCTTCAACGCCTCGCTCAACCCCTTCGACTCCACGGCTCTTGTCTCTCGTATCAACACGAATGAGACCGACTCCCTCGATCAGATGATGATCGATGTCCTCAAGGTCGCTCGCGAAGTGAACATCGCTTCGGGTGGGGCATTCGATGTCACCGGAGCACCTCTCTTCAACATCTGGGGCTTCGGTACGAAGAAAGGTGTCACACGACCTGCGACTAAGGCGGAGATCGACAGCATCATGACCTTCGTGGGGCATGACAAACTCATCGTGGACGAGGTCGCTCACCGTGTGAAGAAGTCTGACCCTCGTATGACGATCATCCCATCTTCGCTCTCCAAGGGTTATGTCACCGACCTTGTCGCCGCCACGCTCGAGGCTCACGGTGTCAATGACTACATGGTCGAGATCGGAGGTGAAATCGTCTGTAAAGGACTAAACCCTAATGGGGATTGCTGGCAAATAGGGATCAACAAGCCCATCGAAGATGACACTTCGACCGTCAATGAGATCATGAGCAAGGTCGCCATGTGTGAGAAGGCCGGTCTTGCTTCTTCGGGCGACTATCGCAACTACCACAATCTCGAAGGGGAAAAGGTGAGCCACACGATAGATGTCCGTACGGGCTATCCTGCACGTCAGGATATCCTCAGTGCCACAGTCATCGCTCCGACCTGTATCCTTGCTGATGCCTGGGCTACGACATTCATGGCTCTTGGGCTCCGGGAGAGTCTCCGGGTGCTTGACACCCACCCCGAACTCAAGGTGGTCTTTGTCTATGCCGGCGAAGGGGGCGAGCTCAAAGTCTACGAACGTGGTATAGAGACTATACCTGTCGAGTAA